The following proteins are encoded in a genomic region of Trichoplusia ni isolate ovarian cell line Hi5 chromosome 18, tn1, whole genome shotgun sequence:
- the LOC113503192 gene encoding uncharacterized protein LOC113503192 isoform X2, with the protein MESLKFTRSAEFVYTTESVPESNSDLTVLYNNSFADIIWSALSTTTVFVIVIFIVTCIRVLILGQKTRNPQQRRMYVGSRARPSVGQAEPSIYVSPCNLPPPPKYECMAPPSYEEVVGVHYPTFQPQPITQPITNALQSSPEPSAPSANNDTVTRINETVQRNTDETVITVPATRTVAATS; encoded by the exons ATGGAATCTCTTAAGTTCACTCGTAGTGCTGAGTTTGTATACACAACTGAATCTGTTCCTGAGAGCAACAGTGATCTAACAGTGTTGTATAACAATTCGTTTGCTGATATCATATGGTCTGCTTTAAGTACTACCACAGTATTCGTTATTGTTATCTTCATAGTGACGTGTATTAGGGTACTCATACTTG GACAAAAAACGCGGAATCCGCAGCAGAGGCGAATGTATGTCGGGTCTCGAGCACGCCCATCGGTGGGCCAAGCCGAGCCTTCGATATATGTCAGTCCCTGCAACTTACCGCCTCCCCCCAAATATG AATGCATGGCACCGCCAAGCTACGAAGAGGTGGTAGGAGTGCACTACCCGACCTTCCAGCCTCAGCCGATCACGCAGCCAATCACAAACGCTCTTCAGAGCTCTCCAGAGCCATCAGCACCATCAGCGAACAACGACACAGTCACGAGGATCAACGAGACCGTTCAGAGGAACACCGATGAGACCGTCATCACGGTCCCCGCGACCAGAACCGTCGCCGCGACCTCGTGA